From Rhodamnia argentea isolate NSW1041297 chromosome 10, ASM2092103v1, whole genome shotgun sequence, a single genomic window includes:
- the LOC115735056 gene encoding LOW QUALITY PROTEIN: polyadenylation and cleavage factor homolog 4 (The sequence of the model RefSeq protein was modified relative to this genomic sequence to represent the inferred CDS: substituted 1 base at 1 genomic stop codon) yields MDGMRRSFDRSREFVPKKPRLTEELGTRPFALRPGAPVVNPPQPRFKLSDREVDGNDPASEAYQPQPLPQHQQHQELVEQYRTALAELTFNSKPIITNLTIIAGENLHAAKAIAATVCANIIEVPSEQKLPSLYLLDSIVKNIGRDYIKYFAAKLPEVFCKAYRQVDSSVHSAMRHLFGTWKGVFHYQTLQYIERQLGFGSTGNGSLASTTSRSDSQSQRPAHSIHVNPKYLERQRLQQSSGAKVNDVAGALASSSEDLDRLDGAPSVSGGHTWEDPPVKTQSIQRLHRDPLGEAVQDKNIGVVYGNYDYGSDTSRSSALGAGRISGKISEQGLSKPWYGTGGSVAQSPSSQRNGFSGKHGFSSYQPSKSTSIDSHLQPSHGITNRSGGISSSWKNSEEEEFMWDSVDPRSMERDMTNIPSISRKDRWTLDGSEEMGSITNLAKPLSKDGLIHTGTSNNLGVSEGYPGRVGGLSSSMSSFSRREVGSEMRSPNVKQIGSGFSPSAASSGITGSQRIQSLGPASPSGRSLAYQHSLSTSDTRLTHQKLQNLPEQNYPXAQMLPRTEFKTAHLPEKSSVGPNNVHNPDSLSKFRLKELKLSPPTIPLQTRHHRPQLQQARSEPAMPEILGQNKKPLLSQASEHDASAAPETSGQSSKSRLLAADIEGEAVSIDAAAIPPSLSAVDPRSMPSRVRTKPPSLTGPPPIDLVSSDLGASLSTLLASRHDDSSISRDASQVKVGLPSAPPGPPTVVDNAGDRSSSAVETTSNPVSSLLSTLVAKGLISTSKPESTSVSSQMHMKVQNKAKDNVAAGFGPDSSASVVPVSLTEDDVPIVEQVTKSSTPPLPHSPREIKNLIGFEFKPSVVREFSESVISELFEDFPHRCGICGVQLKFQEHLDQHLAWHDSKDPESRGVLVPSRGWYPNLSDWVARKVYLPCESEHFGSEEKSGETTEMHGPMVPADESQCACILCGELFDDVYSLERDEWMFKGAVHMDIPSASGTMISIKNQSSPQGPIVHASCISKSSLQDLGLANDVKLEKDA; encoded by the exons ATGGATGGCATGCGTAGATCGTTCGATCGATCCAGAGAATTTGTTCCCAAGAAGCCTCGGTTGACAGAGGAGCTGGGCACGCGACCCTTTGCACTGAGGCCGGGGGCTCCGGTGGTGAATCCGCCGCAACCGAGGTTCAAATTGAGCGATAGAGAAGTGGATGGCAATGATCCGGCCAGTGAAGCTTACCAGCCACAGCCCCTGCCGCAGCATCAGCAGCACCAGGAGCTCGTGGAGCAGTACAGAACAGCGCTCGCGGAGCTCACTTTCAATTCGAAACCGATAATCACTAATCTGACCATCATAGCTGGGGAGAATTTGCACGCTGCCAAGGCGATTGCGGCCACTGTGTGCGCAAACATTATCGAG GTTCCCAGTGAACAAAAGCTTCCATCACTTTATCTTTTAGACAGCATTGTAAAGAATATTGGGAGGGACTACATTAAGTATTTCGCTGCGAAACTGCCCGAG GTTTTCTGCAAGGCATATAGGCAAGTTGATTCTTCAGTACATTCAGCAATGAGACACCTTTTCGGAACCTGGAAAGGAGTCTTTCATTATCAGACTCTTCAATACATAGAAAGACAACTTGGCTTTGGCTCTACGGGTAATGGTTCGTTGGCATCTACAACATCGAGGTCTGATTCGCAGTCTCAACGTCCAGCACATAGTATACATGTTAACCCCAAATATCTAGAGAGGCAGCGGCTTCAGCAGTCAAGCGGA GCAAAGGTAAATGATGTAGCTGGTGCTTTGGCAAGCTCATCTGAGGATTTAGATAGGCTGGATGGAGCACCTAGTGTTAGTGGTGGACATACATGGGAGGATCCTCCAGTGAAAACGCAA AGCATTCAGCGTTTACATAGAGATCCTCTTGGTGAAGCAGTTCAAGACAAGAACATAGGTGTAGTTTATGGAAATTATGACTATGGTTCTGATACGTCGAGAAGTTCAGCACTAGGAGCTGGAAGAATTTCTGGTAAGATTAGTGAGCAGGGACTCAGCAAGCCTTGGTATGGAACTGGAGGTAGCGTTGCCCAATCACCATCCAGCCAAAGAAATGGTTTTAGTGGGAAGCATGGGTTTTCGAGTTACCAGCCCTCTAAATCTACTAGCATTGATTCTCATCTTCAGCCATCACATGGCATCACAAATAGAAGCGGTGGGATCTCTAGTAGCTGGAAGAACTCTGAGGAAGAAGAGTTCATGTGGGATTCTGTGGACCCTAGATCTATGGAGCGCGATATGACCAACATCCCTAGTATCTCAAGAAAAGATCGTTGGACTCTTGATGGTTCAGAAGAAATG GGATCAATAACTAACCTTGCAAAGCCACTTTCCAAGGATGGGCTTATACACACTGGAACTTCAAATAATTTGGGTGTGTCAGAGGGTTACCCTGGTAGAGTTGGTGGACTGTCATCAAGTATGAGTTCCTTTTCAAGGAGGGAAGTTGGATCAGAGATGAGATCTCCTAACGTCAAACAAATAGGCTCTGGCTTTTCTCCTAGTGCAGCCTCCTCAGGAATCACAGGTAGCCAACGAATACAGTCTCTAGGGCCTGCATCACCTTCTGGACGGTCATTAGCATACCAGCATTCTCTTTCTACTTCTGATACACGCCTTACCCATCAAAAGTTGCAAAATTTGCCGGAGCAAAACTATCCGTGAGCCCAAATGCTGCCTCGCACCGAGTTTAAGACAGCTCATCTGCCAGAAAAGTCAAGTGTAGGGCCAAATAACGTACATAATCCGGATTCCTTGTCTAAGTTTCGCCTCAAGGAATTGAAGCTTTCTCCTCCTACAATTCCTCTTCAAACAAGGCACCATCGTCCTCAATTGCAGCAGGCACGATCTGAACCTGCAATGCCAGAGATATTAGGTCAGAACAAGAAGCCACTTCTCTCCCAAGCTTCTGAACATGATGCTTCTGCTGCCCCAGAGACGTCAGGACAATCGAGTAAGAGTCGTTTATTGGCTGCCGATATTGAAGGTGAAGCTGTCTCTATTGATGCTGCTGCTATCCCACCAAGCCTGAGTGCTGTGGACCCAAGGTCTATGCCGTCACGAGTACGTACCAAGCCTCCATCATTGACTGGGCCTCCCCCTATCGACTTGGTCTCCTCTGATTTGGGTGCTTCATTGTCAACTCTCCTAGCATCTCGTCATGATGACTCATCGATTTCAAGAGATGCATCTCAAGTGAAGGTGGGACTGCCATCAGCGCCACCAGGTCCTCCAACTGTTGTTGATAATGCAGGTGACAGGAGTTCTAGTGCAGTAGAAACAACCTCAAATCCAGTGTCGAGTCTCTTGAGCACATTAGTTGCAAAGGGTCTGATATCGACATCGAAGCCGGAGTCAACTTCCGTGTCTTCCCAAATGCATATGAAAGTGCAGAACAAGGCCAAAGACAATGTCGCTGCTGGATTTGGCCCAGATTCTTCAGCCTCGGTTGTGCCGGTATCCTTGACTGAAGATGATGTGCCCATTGTGGAGCAAGTTACAAAGAGCTCTACTCCCCCCTTGCCTCATTCGCCTAGAGAAATAAAGAACCTCATAGGTTTTGAGTTTAAGCCATCTGTAGTTCGAGAGTTCAGTGAATCTGTGATCAGTGAACTCTTCGAGGACTTCCCCCACAGGTGCGGCATATGTGGGgtgcaattaaaatttcaagagcACCTGGATCAACACTTGGCTTGGCATGATTCAAAAGATCCTGAATCAAGAGGTGTGCTTGTTCCATCAAGGGGATGGTATCCAAACTTATCTGATTGGGTAGCTCGGAAAGTATACCTTCCATGTGAATCTGAACATTTTGGTTCAGAAGAAAAGAGTGGCGAGACGACTGAGATGCATGGACCGATGGTTCCTGCAGATGAATCTCAGTGTGCTTGCATCTTATGTGGTGAGCTTTTTGATGATGTTTATAGCCTTGAAAGGGATGAGTGGATGTTCAAGGGAGCAGTCCACATGGATATCCCTTCTGCGAGTGGTACTATGATCAGCATAAAAAACCAAAGTTCTCCTCAGGGTCCCATTGTCCACGCATCTTGCATATCAAAAAGTTCACTACAGGACCTGGGATTGGCCAATGATGTAAAACTG GAGAAGGATGCATAA
- the LOC115735057 gene encoding ribosome production factor 2 homolog, translating into MMNIKTPKKGRIRRELEKRAPKLVETGKKTLILQGTKTSGLLNSVLTEIYHLKKESSVRYTRRNDNVRPFESGGDTSLEFFSQKTDCGMFVFGSHSKKRPDNLILGRMYDHHIYDLVEVGVENFKSMESFVYDKKLAPKMGSKPFIAFVGEGFESVEELKHLKEVLLDLFRGEVVENLNLAGIDRAYVCTALSSNRVLFTHCALRLKKSGTIVPRMELVEVGPSMDLVLRRHRLPNDGLRKEAMKTAADKPKKKEKNVSRDAIQGKIGKVYIPDQQLGDMNLPNKAKGVKRERREAKMNKQANGHPTKRQKAGSD; encoded by the exons ATGATGAACATAAAGACTCCGAAGAAAGGAAGAATCAGGCGAGAGCTCGAGAAGCGCGCTCCGAAGCTG GTCGAAACTGGGAAGAAGACGCTGATATTGCAAGGCACGAAGACTAGCGGGTTGCTGAACTCCGTGTTGACCGAAATCTATCACCTGAAGAAGGAGAGCTCGGTGAGGTACACGCGGAGGAACGACAACGTCAGGCCTTTCGAGAGTGGCGGGGATACTTCCTTGGAGTTCTTCTCTCAAAAGACCGATTGCGGAATGTTTGTG TTTGGCTCTCACTCCAAGAAGCGGCCAGACAACCTCATTCTTGGGCGAATGTATGATCATCACATCTACGACCTTGTCGAAGTTGgggttgaaaatttcaaatctatgGAGTCTTTTGTATATGATAAGAAGTTGGCTCCAAAGAtgggttctaaaccttttattgcaTTTGTTGGAGAAGGATTTGAGAGCGTTGAAGAATTGAAGCATTTGAAGGAGGTTCTTCTTGATTTGTTTCGAGGAGAG GTAGTGGAGAATTTGAATCTTGCCGGCATAGACCGTGCTTATGTTTGCACAGCTCTATCTTCTAATCGGGTCTTATTCACGCATTGCGCTTTGCGACTTAAGAAGTCTGGCACAATCGTTCCAAGGATGGAACTGGTGGAAGTTGGTCCCTCGATGGACTTGGTATTACGTAGGCATCGGCTTCCTAATGACGGTTTAAGAAAGGAGGCCATGAAAACAGCCGCAGACAAGCCTAAAAAGAAG GAAAAGAATGTTAGCCGGGATGCTATACAAGGGAAGATCGGGAAGGTTTATATTCCTGATCAACAG CTTGGAGACATGAATCTACCTAATAAAGCAAAAGGAGTGAAGAGAGAGCGCCGTGAAGCTAAGATGAACAAACAAGCGAATGGACATCCAACAAAAAGGCAGAAGGCAGGTTCTGACTaa